The nucleotide sequence GTCATCTGCACATACGATATCGCCCGGATTAACTGTCACTCCGGCACACCTAATCGGTATATTCACACCACCATTAATTACCCTTCCATATACATGATTGAAAGTACGAACAGTACACCAAACTTTCGCCCCTTCCAAATTGCATTCATAAGAATCACGACATCCTCCATCAATAACTGCCCCAACTACTCCATTTTTCATAGCATTTAATGCGATTTCAGATCCCCATACACCGCCTGGATATCCTCCCATATCGATTACTATGACTATATCCTTATCCTTATACTTTCCTTCAGCAATCGGAACAAAAAACGAATAAGTATCACTACACCATCTATTTAATTCCTCGGTATACTCTTCGAAAGTTTTACAAACTTTTACATTTTTTTGGGTAGGAATCAATTTCACTGTATAGGCAAAACCTACCATTGATATACCTGGCCGGATAGGTCTCATCAAAGGAGACATACTCCCTATGTTAACAAGGCCAATTGCATCCATCCCATCAGCTAAATCAGCTAATCTACAACTACAAATTTTTTCCAATAGTTCTTTATCATTCATTTTTTATCCTCCTTAAGTTATATTTTCCTGCGAGAGCTCCTGCTTGAATGTTATATTTATTTAAACACCATAAAATTTTAAAAAGTTTCTTTCTTCATTAACTTTTGTAACCCTACTGTCAAACTTATTGATAAAATGAAAATTACTATAGCAGCCACTGCCCCATAACCAATATTAAATTCTTGAAATGCTTTAACAAACATATATATTGGTAAGACTTCGG is from Caldicoprobacter guelmensis and encodes:
- a CDS encoding RraA family protein, with translation MNDKELLEKICSCRLADLADGMDAIGLVNIGSMSPLMRPIRPGISMVGFAYTVKLIPTQKNVKVCKTFEEYTEELNRWCSDTYSFFVPIAEGKYKDKDIVIVIDMGGYPGGVWGSEIALNAMKNGVVGAVIDGGCRDSYECNLEGAKVWCTVRTFNHVYGRVINGGVNIPIRCAGVTVNPGDIVCADDDGVLVIPRDRAEEVVEFALKVRKSDQKVRAKHYKDIGLPYDETLGDDIE